A stretch of Sebastes fasciatus isolate fSebFas1 chromosome 19, fSebFas1.pri, whole genome shotgun sequence DNA encodes these proteins:
- the fsd1l gene encoding FSD1-like protein isoform X2: MDTQKDALCRIISTLANKNEELQTFLETVDSTLTGLQEESCQVMSELEAELEQLSSALEEKGAGLRDVIKEEKQRKEAELQKQLSEGKSALLSCEELLEFANQTLTIANEEEFLKAAKQIKERVTMAPAFRLTTRPAASENMSQFTVDFSAERAGLQRLHFLPVPKAPEIDVSSCVVRDNTITVAWRPAGDVDSDGDGVSVGVSVGVSGRIERYELEYRKTNRDSSLRAAGEACWEKILDIRETHVNVSGLKFDSRFVVFRVRARNKAAAGEFSEPVAMETRAYNFGFDAATAHAELKVEGDTVTWEPQGVKGHDPRLRGKENKSSRSATPSPNKTAGSRAGRDRFAGESYTVLGDQEMIDGCHYWELRPLSDWKSFSVGVAYRASLARFDQLGKSSGSWCLHASQWLQSSLAAKHNNRAKALDWPLPQRIGIYCDYDNGDLSFIDVDRLRLLHSFKTKFSQPLVPAFTVWCGGIAIATGLQVPSFMGNFLSPNQSLSNLSQ; encoded by the exons atGGACACTCAGAAG GACGCTCTGTGCAGGATCATCAGCACGTTAGCCAATAAGAACGAAGAGCTCCAAACCTTCCTGGAAACGGTCGACAGCACACTGACGGGACTGCAG GAGGAGTCATGTCAGGTGATGTCAGAGCTGGAGGCGGAGCTCGAACAGCTAAGCTCCGCCCTGGAGGAGAAGGGGGCGGGTCTTCGTGACGTCATTaaggaggagaagcagaggaAAGAGGCGGAGCTTCAG AAGCAGCTGTCGGAGGGAAAGTCCGCTCTGCTGTCGTGTGAAGAGCTGCTCGAGTTCGCAAATCAAACACTGACAATCGCCAACGAAGAAGAATTCCTAAAg gctgcaaaacaaatcaaagAAAG GGTAACCATGGCTCCAGCGTTCCGGCTGACGACTCGTCCGGCGGCGTCGGAGAACATGTCGCAATTCACCGTCGACTTCAGCGCGGAGAGGGCGGGGCTTCAGcgacttcacttcctgccag TACCCAAAGCTCCAGAGATCGACGTCTCCAGCTGCGTCGTCCGTGACAACACCATCACGGTTGCCTGGCGACCGGCTGGTGATGTTGACAGCGATGGCGACGGTGTCAGCGTCGGTGTCAGCGTCGGCGTCAGCGGGCGAATCGAACGCTACGAACTCGAATACCGAAAAACAAACCGTGACAGCTCGCTGAGAGCTGCAGGAGAGGCATGCTGGGAAAAAATCCTCGACATCAGAGAGACACACGTCAACGTCTCAG gTCTGAAGTTTGACTCTCGCTTCGTCGTCTTTCGAGTCCGAGCGAGAAACAAAGCGGCCGCCGGCGAGTTCTCTGAGCCTGTCGCCATGGAAACCAGAG CGTATAACTTTGGGTTTGACGCGGCGACGGCTCACGCTGAGCTGAAGGTCGAGGGCGACACCGTGACCTGGGAGCCGcagggggtcaaaggtcacgacCCCCGactgagaggaaaagagaataAAAGCAG CAGAAGCGCCACGCCGTCCCCCAATAAGACAGCAGGAAGTCGAGCAGGACGCGACCGGTTCGCTGGAGAGTCGTACACGGTGCTGG GTGACCAGGAGATGATTGACGGCTGTCACTACTGGGAGCTCCGCCCCCTCAGTGACTGGAAGTCGTTCAGCGTGGGCGTGGCCTATCGGGCCAGCCTGGCTCGCTTCGACCAATTAGGGAAAAGCTCCGGTTCGTGGTGTCTCCACGCCAGCCAATGGCTGCAGAGCTCGCTCGCCGCAAAGCACAACAACAGAGCGAAGGCGCTGGATTGGCCGCTGCCTCAGCGAATCGGAATCTACTGCGACTACGACAACG GAGATTTATCGTTCATCGACGTCGACCGACTTCGTCTTCTTCACTCCTTCAAAACAAAGTTCAGCCAGCCGCTCGTCCCCGCCTTCACT GTTTGGTGCGGTGGTATCGCCATAGCGACGGGCCTGCAGGTGCCGAGCTTCATGGGTAATTTCCTCTCCCCCAATCAGAGCCTCAGCAACCTGTCGCAGTAG
- the fsd1l gene encoding FSD1-like protein isoform X1, with protein sequence MDTQKDALCRIISTLANKNEELQTFLETVDSTLTGLQEESCQVMSELEAELEQLSSALEEKGAGLRDVIKEEKQRKEAELQKQLSEGKSALLSCEELLEFANQTLTIANEEEFLKAAKQIKERVTMAPAFRLTTRPAASENMSQFTVDFSAERAGLQRLHFLPVPKAPEIDVSSCVVRDNTITVAWRPAGDVDSDGDGVSVGVSVGVSGRIERYELEYRKTNRDSSLRAAGEACWEKILDIRETHVNVSGLKFDSRFVVFRVRARNKAAAGEFSEPVAMETRAYNFGFDAATAHAELKVEGDTVTWEPQGVKGHDPRLRGKENKSSSRSATPSPNKTAGSRAGRDRFAGESYTVLGDQEMIDGCHYWELRPLSDWKSFSVGVAYRASLARFDQLGKSSGSWCLHASQWLQSSLAAKHNNRAKALDWPLPQRIGIYCDYDNGDLSFIDVDRLRLLHSFKTKFSQPLVPAFTVWCGGIAIATGLQVPSFMGNFLSPNQSLSNLSQ encoded by the exons atGGACACTCAGAAG GACGCTCTGTGCAGGATCATCAGCACGTTAGCCAATAAGAACGAAGAGCTCCAAACCTTCCTGGAAACGGTCGACAGCACACTGACGGGACTGCAG GAGGAGTCATGTCAGGTGATGTCAGAGCTGGAGGCGGAGCTCGAACAGCTAAGCTCCGCCCTGGAGGAGAAGGGGGCGGGTCTTCGTGACGTCATTaaggaggagaagcagaggaAAGAGGCGGAGCTTCAG AAGCAGCTGTCGGAGGGAAAGTCCGCTCTGCTGTCGTGTGAAGAGCTGCTCGAGTTCGCAAATCAAACACTGACAATCGCCAACGAAGAAGAATTCCTAAAg gctgcaaaacaaatcaaagAAAG GGTAACCATGGCTCCAGCGTTCCGGCTGACGACTCGTCCGGCGGCGTCGGAGAACATGTCGCAATTCACCGTCGACTTCAGCGCGGAGAGGGCGGGGCTTCAGcgacttcacttcctgccag TACCCAAAGCTCCAGAGATCGACGTCTCCAGCTGCGTCGTCCGTGACAACACCATCACGGTTGCCTGGCGACCGGCTGGTGATGTTGACAGCGATGGCGACGGTGTCAGCGTCGGTGTCAGCGTCGGCGTCAGCGGGCGAATCGAACGCTACGAACTCGAATACCGAAAAACAAACCGTGACAGCTCGCTGAGAGCTGCAGGAGAGGCATGCTGGGAAAAAATCCTCGACATCAGAGAGACACACGTCAACGTCTCAG gTCTGAAGTTTGACTCTCGCTTCGTCGTCTTTCGAGTCCGAGCGAGAAACAAAGCGGCCGCCGGCGAGTTCTCTGAGCCTGTCGCCATGGAAACCAGAG CGTATAACTTTGGGTTTGACGCGGCGACGGCTCACGCTGAGCTGAAGGTCGAGGGCGACACCGTGACCTGGGAGCCGcagggggtcaaaggtcacgacCCCCGactgagaggaaaagagaataAAAGCAG CAGCAGAAGCGCCACGCCGTCCCCCAATAAGACAGCAGGAAGTCGAGCAGGACGCGACCGGTTCGCTGGAGAGTCGTACACGGTGCTGG GTGACCAGGAGATGATTGACGGCTGTCACTACTGGGAGCTCCGCCCCCTCAGTGACTGGAAGTCGTTCAGCGTGGGCGTGGCCTATCGGGCCAGCCTGGCTCGCTTCGACCAATTAGGGAAAAGCTCCGGTTCGTGGTGTCTCCACGCCAGCCAATGGCTGCAGAGCTCGCTCGCCGCAAAGCACAACAACAGAGCGAAGGCGCTGGATTGGCCGCTGCCTCAGCGAATCGGAATCTACTGCGACTACGACAACG GAGATTTATCGTTCATCGACGTCGACCGACTTCGTCTTCTTCACTCCTTCAAAACAAAGTTCAGCCAGCCGCTCGTCCCCGCCTTCACT GTTTGGTGCGGTGGTATCGCCATAGCGACGGGCCTGCAGGTGCCGAGCTTCATGGGTAATTTCCTCTCCCCCAATCAGAGCCTCAGCAACCTGTCGCAGTAG